The proteins below come from a single Methanothrix thermoacetophila PT genomic window:
- a CDS encoding sodium:solute symporter family protein, producing the protein MHDGHLMLIPILLYLLITAFLGYLVRSERSWNDFFLGGRGFGTLHITGSLVATILGASSTIGLVGLGYSRGLPGAWWLLSGALGLLVLSKVAHAVRRTGARTLPDLIGIFYGSSAKKTASILILISWLGVIAAQIVAAGRIMGALFGHDWFWMSAMAVVLVAYTAHGGQRAVVRTDLWQIYVILAGVILMFAICLRSAPEALNRLEFPMSEQMSLQDIISMVVVVGSMYLIGPDIYSRVLSARNPESARVAAIFSAMIIIPLAFVITSIGIFAQHLLPDIRPEDALPLLITDILPPWAGGVVAAAFLAAVMSSADTSLLTASSILTLDLGLGSGVRARWLAALFIGTCSMLLAMSTPGIISTLMLAYTVFSGGFLVPVIAGFHRERLGLTQSSATAGMLCGGATSLLLAEVFPLSGICVSALTMAIVSAVEKRRRVTE; encoded by the coding sequence ATGCACGATGGCCACCTGATGCTGATACCTATACTTCTGTACCTTCTGATAACAGCATTCCTGGGATACCTTGTCCGAAGCGAGCGGTCCTGGAATGATTTCTTTCTTGGGGGCAGAGGATTTGGCACGCTTCACATCACAGGATCGCTCGTTGCCACGATATTGGGAGCATCATCCACGATAGGTCTTGTCGGCCTCGGATACTCCAGAGGACTCCCCGGGGCATGGTGGCTCCTCTCCGGCGCCCTGGGACTTCTCGTCCTGTCAAAGGTGGCACATGCTGTGAGAAGAACTGGAGCGCGAACGCTGCCCGACCTGATAGGAATTTTTTATGGATCTTCCGCTAAAAAAACAGCTTCCATCCTCATCTTGATCTCATGGCTTGGAGTGATCGCAGCCCAGATTGTCGCTGCCGGGAGGATCATGGGCGCGCTGTTTGGGCACGACTGGTTCTGGATGTCTGCCATGGCAGTCGTGCTGGTTGCGTACACGGCACACGGCGGACAGCGTGCGGTTGTCAGAACAGACTTGTGGCAGATCTATGTGATTCTTGCAGGAGTGATCCTCATGTTCGCGATATGCCTGAGATCTGCGCCCGAAGCTCTGAACCGCCTGGAATTTCCAATGTCTGAGCAGATGAGTCTGCAGGATATTATATCAATGGTTGTGGTGGTCGGGTCGATGTACCTCATCGGCCCTGATATCTACTCAAGAGTCCTCTCTGCCAGAAACCCCGAATCTGCCAGGGTCGCCGCGATATTCTCAGCGATGATAATCATACCACTTGCATTCGTCATCACATCCATCGGGATATTCGCGCAGCATCTGCTCCCTGATATCCGGCCGGAGGACGCGCTGCCACTGCTTATAACTGATATCCTTCCCCCGTGGGCGGGAGGAGTGGTCGCAGCAGCATTTCTGGCGGCCGTGATGTCATCAGCCGATACATCTCTCCTGACCGCATCCTCCATACTCACCCTCGATCTCGGCCTGGGATCGGGAGTGAGAGCACGATGGCTGGCGGCGCTCTTTATAGGCACATGTTCCATGTTGCTGGCGATGAGCACTCCAGGGATCATATCAACGCTGATGCTCGCCTACACTGTATTTTCAGGGGGCTTTCTGGTTCCGGTGATTGCAGGTTTTCACAGAGAGCGGCTTGGACTGACCCAGAGCTCAGCAACTGCCGGCATGCTATGCGGTGGAGCCACATCGCTACTGCTGGCTGAAGTTTTCCCACTCTCTGGAATATGCGTATCAGCTTTAACGATGGCGATTGTCAGCGCAGTGGAGAAAAGACGTAGAGTGACTGAATGA
- a CDS encoding tryptophan--tRNA ligase, which produces MEVKLDPWGTSQIEDYSKLFEEFGISRFEEILPEIDDPHPYMRRRIIFGHRDYDVVLRAMNEHRPFAVMSGFMPSGKAHFGHMMVMNEIIWHQKHGADAFVAIANMEAHAVRGISWQRCRELGINDYILSLIALGFEPTGHIYFQSENYRMRDLAFELAAEANFSEVSAIYGFSGETSIGHMESVMAQSADILHPQLPDYGGPKPVVVPVGSDQDAHMRLTRDLAYRMRKFLVEQREGYISIRGKAAGPDLIKAAANALSEAGYTIKQYSEHIDLFDGVSAERIDELIREVEVNNGEFGFIPPASIYHRFMTGLTGGKMSSSRPESYIALTEDPDEAANKIMKAITGGKQSLAEHRRYGGEPERCAVYEFLLFHLAEDDSELEELYKECRSGRQMCGSCKKIAAARIREFLKEHQSARRDAINRLKEFGLKA; this is translated from the coding sequence ATGGAAGTGAAGCTGGACCCCTGGGGCACATCTCAGATCGAAGATTACTCAAAGCTGTTTGAGGAGTTTGGCATCTCTCGGTTCGAGGAGATCTTGCCGGAGATCGATGATCCACATCCATACATGAGAAGGCGTATAATATTCGGGCACAGAGATTATGATGTCGTCCTAAGGGCGATGAATGAGCATAGGCCGTTTGCAGTCATGAGCGGCTTCATGCCCAGCGGCAAGGCGCACTTCGGCCATATGATGGTGATGAACGAGATCATATGGCATCAGAAGCACGGCGCGGATGCGTTTGTGGCCATCGCAAACATGGAGGCACATGCCGTGCGCGGGATCAGCTGGCAGAGGTGCAGGGAGCTCGGCATCAATGATTATATCCTAAGCCTAATAGCGCTCGGCTTCGAGCCCACAGGCCACATATACTTCCAATCTGAGAACTACAGGATGAGAGATCTTGCCTTTGAATTAGCCGCGGAGGCGAACTTCTCGGAGGTGAGCGCGATATACGGATTCTCCGGAGAAACATCAATCGGCCACATGGAGAGCGTGATGGCTCAGAGCGCAGACATCCTCCATCCGCAGCTTCCGGACTACGGTGGTCCGAAGCCTGTTGTCGTTCCGGTGGGGTCCGACCAGGATGCACACATGAGGCTGACCAGAGATCTCGCATACAGGATGCGAAAATTTCTGGTCGAGCAGAGGGAAGGATACATAAGCATTCGGGGCAAGGCGGCGGGTCCTGATCTCATCAAAGCGGCTGCAAATGCGCTTAGCGAGGCTGGATACACGATAAAGCAGTACTCAGAGCACATAGATCTCTTCGACGGTGTCAGTGCTGAGAGGATCGACGAGCTCATAAGAGAGGTTGAGGTGAATAACGGCGAGTTCGGCTTCATCCCACCAGCCTCCATATACCACAGGTTCATGACCGGCCTGACAGGAGGGAAGATGTCGTCCAGCCGGCCGGAGAGCTACATAGCACTGACAGAGGATCCTGATGAGGCTGCGAACAAGATCATGAAGGCGATAACCGGAGGGAAGCAATCTCTCGCCGAGCATCGACGCTATGGAGGGGAACCCGAGAGGTGCGCTGTCTACGAGTTTCTGCTGTTCCACCTAGCCGAGGATGACAGTGAGCTGGAGGAGTTGTACAAGGAATGCAGGAGCGGCAGGCAGATGTGTGGCTCGTGCAAGAAGATCGCTGCAGCCCGAATCAGGGAGTTCCTGAAAGAGCATCAGAGCGCCCGTAGGGATGCGATTAACAGACTGAAGGAGTTCGGGTTGAAGGCGTGA
- a CDS encoding signal recognition particle protein Srp54, with protein MVLDNLGGSLRGALKKIASATRVDKALVDDAVRDIQRALLQADVNVKLVMSLSNRIRERALNEKPPAGMNPREHVINIVYQELINLIGRGTDIPLKKQTIMLVGLQGSGKTTTAAKLATYFQRRGLRTAVICADTFRAGAYDQLKALCDRQGIFFYGEKGNENAPEVAKNGLEATKKYDVRIVDTAGRHALESDLIQEMKDIHAVVNADHKLLVMDAAIGQQASEQARAFNEAVGITGVIITKLDGTAKGGGALSAVAETKTSVAFIGVGETASDLEKFEADRFISRLLGMGDIKGLIEKAQEVQIESDVDVDAMMKGKFTLKDMYKQLEAMNKMGPLKQIMQMLPFGGIGIELSDKEYQVTKERLEAYRFIMDSMTDEELEDPKIINASRIKRIARGSGTRPELVKELLKSHAAMQKAIKGMRGGMGRMNMKKLMKRLGQPKV; from the coding sequence ATGGTGCTCGATAACCTAGGCGGATCGCTTCGAGGTGCCCTGAAGAAGATAGCCTCGGCAACACGTGTTGATAAGGCTCTTGTGGACGACGCTGTGCGCGACATCCAGCGCGCCCTGCTGCAGGCTGATGTGAATGTCAAGCTGGTGATGAGCCTCTCGAACAGGATACGCGAGCGTGCGCTCAACGAAAAGCCACCTGCAGGGATGAATCCCAGAGAGCACGTGATAAACATAGTCTATCAGGAGCTGATCAATCTCATCGGGAGGGGCACGGACATCCCTCTTAAAAAACAGACGATCATGCTTGTAGGCCTCCAGGGAAGCGGCAAGACCACCACAGCTGCAAAGCTTGCGACATACTTCCAGAGGAGGGGGTTGAGAACAGCTGTCATATGCGCGGACACCTTCCGGGCGGGGGCGTACGATCAGCTCAAGGCACTCTGCGACCGCCAGGGGATATTTTTCTACGGGGAGAAGGGAAACGAGAACGCGCCTGAGGTCGCAAAGAACGGCCTTGAGGCAACAAAGAAGTACGACGTGCGAATAGTGGATACAGCTGGTAGACACGCACTCGAGAGCGATCTGATCCAGGAGATGAAGGATATCCATGCGGTTGTGAATGCGGATCACAAGCTGCTCGTCATGGATGCTGCTATAGGACAGCAGGCGAGCGAGCAGGCCAGGGCATTCAACGAGGCTGTTGGGATTACAGGGGTCATAATAACAAAGCTCGACGGCACCGCGAAGGGCGGTGGTGCGCTGAGCGCGGTCGCCGAGACGAAGACATCAGTCGCGTTTATAGGCGTTGGCGAGACCGCATCGGATCTAGAGAAGTTCGAGGCTGACAGGTTCATATCACGCCTTCTCGGCATGGGAGACATAAAGGGATTGATCGAAAAGGCGCAGGAGGTCCAGATCGAGAGCGATGTCGATGTCGATGCGATGATGAAGGGGAAGTTCACCCTGAAGGACATGTACAAGCAGCTCGAGGCCATGAACAAGATGGGTCCGTTGAAGCAGATTATGCAGATGCTCCCATTTGGTGGAATAGGCATCGAACTCTCTGATAAAGAGTATCAGGTAACAAAGGAGAGGCTCGAAGCATACAGGTTCATAATGGACTCCATGACAGATGAGGAGCTTGAGGACCCGAAGATAATTAACGCCAGCAGAATTAAGAGGATCGCACGCGGAAGCGGCACACGGCCTGAGCTTGTCAAGGAGCTTTTGAAGTCACATGCTGCAATGCAGAAGGCCATAAAAGGAATGAGAGGGGGAATGGGGCGCATGAACATGAAGAAGCTCATGAAGCGTCTGGGCCAGCCGAAGGTCTAG
- a CDS encoding AI-2E family transporter — protein sequence MNIKRNWMIAVVLIAFIAIAYFMFPLVDGIILGTVFAYIGRPIRDMFGPRKRLGSAIATIGIIVPISLVLILGVMEIANFFMWIAQNPGSMAREMSSTISGLEIPDEIYTLITGSLQSILSFVADVAARMPLLDYGRRVVLLAVNIIVAIPVCYFLLCDGERFVDSWFTIVPEESLDTYRAYFNRIDRILSGIFLGSMYTAIVGSVISAIVFYAFDVPRPFAMASLVFIAGLVPALTAWAVIVPVSIYRYIHMGPAEALMFFAVASALIYLPSELIVRPYLVAARSSIHPLLVMLSFLGGAMVAGIGGFFLAPAVMGVIVGIYQVRREQSLAAKETQNL from the coding sequence TTGAACATCAAGCGTAACTGGATGATAGCTGTTGTTCTCATAGCGTTCATCGCCATAGCCTACTTCATGTTCCCGCTAGTGGATGGCATCATCCTCGGCACAGTCTTCGCATACATCGGCAGGCCGATACGCGATATGTTCGGGCCCCGGAAACGCCTCGGCTCAGCCATCGCCACCATAGGGATAATAGTGCCAATCTCGCTGGTTCTGATCCTGGGTGTGATGGAGATAGCGAATTTCTTCATGTGGATCGCCCAGAACCCTGGCAGCATGGCGAGGGAGATGAGCAGCACCATATCTGGCCTCGAGATTCCTGATGAGATATACACCCTCATCACAGGAAGCCTTCAGAGCATTCTGAGCTTTGTTGCTGACGTTGCAGCGAGGATGCCACTGCTCGATTATGGGAGGAGAGTGGTTCTGCTGGCGGTGAATATCATAGTTGCAATACCAGTATGCTATTTTCTTCTCTGCGATGGCGAGCGGTTTGTCGATTCCTGGTTCACAATAGTTCCTGAGGAGAGCCTTGACACATACAGGGCGTATTTCAACAGGATCGACAGGATCCTGAGCGGTATATTTCTCGGCAGCATGTACACCGCAATCGTTGGAAGCGTGATCTCTGCCATAGTCTTCTATGCATTCGATGTCCCCAGGCCGTTTGCGATGGCGAGCCTGGTTTTCATAGCAGGGCTGGTGCCTGCACTAACAGCATGGGCTGTCATTGTGCCGGTATCTATATACAGATACATCCACATGGGGCCTGCCGAGGCGCTCATGTTCTTCGCCGTAGCATCCGCCCTGATCTACCTCCCATCTGAGCTGATCGTGCGCCCGTATCTTGTGGCCGCACGCTCGTCCATACATCCTCTGCTTGTGATGCTCTCTTTTCTGGGCGGAGCGATGGTGGCTGGCATAGGCGGTTTCTTCCTGGCACCTGCGGTCATGGGTGTGATCGTAGGCATATATCAGGTCAGGAGGGAGCAATCCCTGGCAGCGAAAGAAACTCAGAATCTGTAA
- a CDS encoding tRNA (N(6)-L-threonylcarbamoyladenosine(37)-C(2))-methylthiotransferase produces MRFCIETYGCTSNTGNSMELRGALIAHGHQESDLDGSEVVILNTCAVTSRTERNMLRRIGELKGRRLIVAGCLPAAIPELIESVECVGVLNRWGIDRVLDALGRSEHPTSELSASCLPGSLCGVVNISEGCLGACAYCIVKRARGTLRSREPHEIEKDVMRLISSGAVEIQLTSQDAGAYGCDIGASLPELLDLLSDIDGAFMIRVGMMNPNSVLKILDDLLDSYKNEKIYRFIHLPLQSGSDRVLERMRRGYTSDDFVNVVSAFRSRYPEISLTTDVITGFPGESDQDFRMTEDVIRITQPDKVNVTRFSRRPHTLAFMMHDMPDRIKKERSRRVTELWMDIALIRNRRYIGETLDVLVTEQGRAGTMKARTRNYTGVVVHGLSSPGKWVKARAIDATPFYVKARYTESL; encoded by the coding sequence ATGAGGTTCTGCATAGAGACATACGGCTGCACATCGAACACCGGGAACTCCATGGAGCTAAGGGGAGCGCTGATTGCGCATGGGCATCAGGAGAGCGATCTTGATGGCTCGGAGGTCGTGATCCTCAACACATGCGCAGTGACATCGCGCACGGAGCGGAACATGCTCAGGCGGATCGGCGAGCTCAAAGGCAGGAGGCTGATAGTGGCAGGCTGTTTGCCTGCTGCCATTCCAGAGCTGATTGAGAGTGTGGAGTGCGTGGGTGTTCTGAACAGATGGGGCATAGACAGGGTCCTCGATGCTCTCGGAAGATCCGAGCATCCAACATCGGAGCTCTCTGCATCCTGTCTGCCCGGCAGCCTCTGTGGCGTTGTCAACATCTCAGAGGGGTGCCTGGGAGCATGCGCATACTGTATAGTGAAGAGGGCCAGAGGGACTCTGAGGAGCAGAGAACCGCACGAAATAGAGAAAGACGTCATGCGTCTCATAAGCAGCGGTGCTGTTGAGATCCAGCTGACCTCACAGGATGCCGGAGCTTACGGATGTGACATTGGCGCGTCGCTTCCGGAGCTTCTCGATCTTCTCTCTGATATAGATGGAGCGTTCATGATACGGGTAGGTATGATGAACCCCAACTCTGTCCTGAAAATTCTCGACGATCTCCTGGATTCTTACAAAAACGAGAAGATTTACAGATTCATTCACCTCCCACTCCAATCCGGCTCCGACAGGGTCCTGGAGAGGATGAGACGGGGTTATACATCCGATGATTTTGTTAATGTCGTGAGTGCGTTCAGATCGAGATACCCGGAGATCTCGCTTACAACAGATGTCATAACCGGTTTTCCGGGAGAATCTGATCAGGATTTCAGAATGACGGAGGATGTGATAAGAATAACGCAGCCTGATAAGGTGAACGTCACGAGATTCTCGCGGAGACCTCACACACTTGCCTTTATGATGCATGATATGCCTGACAGAATAAAGAAAGAGAGATCGCGCAGAGTGACAGAGCTCTGGATGGATATCGCGCTAATACGGAACAGGCGGTACATAGGGGAGACGCTGGATGTGCTGGTCACCGAGCAGGGGAGAGCTGGCACCATGAAGGCGAGGACCAGGAACTATACCGGAGTTGTGGTTCATGGTCTCAGCTCACCCGGGAAATGGGTGAAAGCGAGAGCGATAGATGCAACACCCTTTTACGTAAAGGCCAGATACACTGAAAGTCTGTGA
- a CDS encoding HAD family hydrolase, translating to MGELAVVLDVAGTLLRMYRVANDLIHGRILEGIVTAQLIIERPGRALVVPQMDPGDIQRCPEDTHLLKLIEMSSEGIEISCYSTPVSHSDVIEAIRCSDATVRDLLIAHNAVRQRCPETYHTTGLIVDAVDMTVPYIVSTGGVPFPGVRSVLDELRDMGADIYIASGDSARSLIHMVDYGIDPKNIYSVADPMRKREIVKRLKENHRAVVMVGDGLNDIYALEEADLGVLTIQQNPDPHPRLLEVADVMIRDIRQLPAAVKTYIL from the coding sequence ATGGGCGAGCTGGCAGTTGTTCTTGATGTGGCAGGCACGCTGCTTCGGATGTATCGTGTGGCCAATGATCTAATTCACGGGAGGATCCTGGAGGGGATTGTGACAGCGCAGCTCATCATAGAGAGGCCGGGGCGGGCGCTTGTTGTGCCCCAGATGGATCCGGGGGATATCCAGAGGTGCCCAGAGGACACACATCTGCTCAAGCTGATAGAGATGAGCTCTGAGGGCATAGAGATAAGCTGCTACAGCACACCCGTCTCACATTCGGATGTGATTGAAGCAATAAGGTGCTCAGATGCGACCGTCAGGGATCTGCTGATAGCACATAATGCAGTCAGACAGAGATGCCCTGAAACATATCACACGACAGGGTTAATCGTGGATGCCGTGGATATGACTGTACCGTACATTGTAAGCACCGGTGGCGTGCCGTTCCCCGGTGTCAGATCTGTCCTGGATGAGCTCAGGGATATGGGAGCGGATATCTACATAGCGTCTGGAGACAGCGCCAGAAGTCTGATCCATATGGTCGATTACGGCATCGATCCTAAAAATATATACTCTGTTGCAGATCCGATGCGGAAGAGGGAGATCGTTAAGAGGCTCAAGGAGAATCACAGAGCCGTGGTGATGGTCGGCGATGGTCTCAACGATATCTATGCCTTAGAGGAGGCAGATCTGGGGGTGCTTACAATCCAGCAGAATCCAGACCCGCACCCCAGGCTGCTAGAGGTGGCGGATGTCATGATAAGAGATATCCGCCAGCTTCCGGCTGCAGTGAAGACATATATCCTGTGA
- a CDS encoding MBL fold metallo-hydrolase, with protein sequence MNLIPIAFDSLGVRSMATCLEARGLRVMIDPAVSLGPRRYGLPPHPIELDRLNTTWQDVRGLAESSDILIVTHYHYDHHNPNDPDLYRGKIVYIKDPKNRINFSQKRRAHYFLSRIEDADIQIADGGEFGHGPLTIRFSQPVYHGTGNRLGYVIEASISCGEDKVVYTSDVEGPAMDDQVTFILEESPRTLILDGPMTYMLGYRYSEEDLRRSVNNIIKIICNTSVKTVVIDHHFMRDIGYAERIPEVYRSAEDAGVRVLCAAELIGRAPDLLEARRKELYRSSPVGEESSKQE encoded by the coding sequence ATGAACCTGATCCCCATCGCCTTCGATAGCCTTGGTGTGAGATCGATGGCCACATGCCTGGAGGCAAGAGGCCTCAGGGTCATGATAGATCCTGCTGTCTCTCTTGGCCCGAGAAGATACGGCCTACCGCCGCATCCCATTGAATTGGACCGGCTGAATACAACATGGCAGGATGTCAGAGGTCTCGCGGAATCCAGCGACATACTTATTGTCACACATTATCACTACGACCATCATAATCCCAATGATCCTGATCTCTACAGAGGAAAGATCGTTTATATCAAGGATCCAAAGAACAGGATCAACTTCAGCCAGAAGCGCCGCGCTCATTACTTTCTGAGCAGAATCGAGGACGCTGATATACAGATCGCGGATGGAGGGGAGTTCGGTCACGGCCCGCTTACTATAAGGTTCTCCCAGCCGGTATACCACGGCACCGGAAACAGACTCGGTTATGTTATCGAGGCCTCAATATCATGTGGAGAAGATAAGGTAGTGTATACCAGCGACGTGGAGGGGCCGGCAATGGATGATCAGGTCACTTTCATACTCGAGGAGAGCCCAAGGACTCTGATTCTTGATGGACCGATGACCTACATGCTCGGCTACCGTTACTCGGAGGAGGATCTACGCAGATCTGTGAATAATATTATAAAAATAATATGTAATACATCCGTTAAGACAGTTGTTATCGATCATCATTTCATGAGGGACATAGGTTATGCGGAGAGAATACCTGAGGTCTACAGGAGTGCTGAAGATGCTGGCGTTAGGGTGCTGTGCGCGGCAGAGCTCATCGGCAGGGCACCGGATCTGCTGGAAGCCAGGAGAAAGGAGCTATACAGATCCTCTCCGGTTGGCGAGGAGAGCAGCAAGCAAGAATGA
- a CDS encoding ABC transporter ATP-binding protein has protein sequence MKDAVCASGICKGFNTIFRGKKEVLKDINLLIDGEEIFGILGPNGSGKTTLLSIFSTLIYPDSGELTILGIDARRNTHEVRKLINISTGKPNFPWSLTVKENLRHSGMLYGLHGRELDRAVDWSMESFELYQYQDTRFENLSTGVKQRLSLAKAMLNGPKLLFLDEPTTGLDPQMAQRTRALVKRIHRDMGVSVVMTTHYMPEAEELCGMIAFLKEGRIIAQDTPARLKRNLKIGERMRIRYSGNIDCDALRSIPGLISAEISKGRADLVVDKNEATFSRVMRTFQSAEILELELEEPDLEDVFIELAG, from the coding sequence ATGAAGGATGCGGTCTGTGCATCGGGGATATGCAAGGGATTCAACACGATATTTCGGGGAAAAAAAGAGGTTCTCAAGGACATCAATCTCCTGATAGACGGAGAGGAGATATTCGGCATACTTGGTCCGAATGGCTCCGGGAAGACCACCTTGCTCTCGATATTCTCCACGCTCATCTACCCTGATAGTGGTGAGCTCACCATCCTGGGGATCGATGCCCGGAGGAACACACATGAGGTTAGGAAGCTCATAAACATAAGCACTGGGAAGCCGAACTTTCCGTGGAGCCTTACCGTCAAAGAGAACCTGCGCCACTCAGGCATGCTCTACGGTCTCCATGGAAGAGAGCTCGATAGGGCCGTGGACTGGTCGATGGAGAGCTTCGAGCTGTACCAGTATCAGGACACTCGCTTCGAGAACCTCTCCACCGGGGTGAAGCAGAGACTGTCGCTTGCGAAGGCGATGCTGAACGGTCCGAAGCTTTTATTTTTGGATGAGCCGACGACCGGCCTGGATCCTCAGATGGCGCAGAGGACAAGGGCACTCGTGAAGAGAATTCACAGAGACATGGGAGTCTCTGTTGTCATGACCACGCACTACATGCCAGAGGCAGAGGAGCTTTGCGGGATGATAGCGTTCCTGAAGGAGGGGCGCATCATCGCCCAGGACACGCCTGCCAGGCTGAAGAGGAACCTGAAGATCGGAGAGAGGATGCGGATAAGGTACAGTGGAAATATAGATTGTGACGCCCTGAGATCGATTCCGGGGCTGATTTCAGCTGAGATCTCAAAAGGAAGGGCGGATCTGGTCGTCGATAAAAACGAGGCGACATTCAGCAGGGTCATGCGCACCTTCCAGAGTGCTGAAATACTTGAGCTGGAGCTTGAAGAGCCGGATCTGGAGGATGTCTTCATTGAGCTTGCAGGGTGA
- a CDS encoding ABC transporter permease, whose product MQGEINKCLSAAYKNWIISKRNVFTVFELVFWPLISLLSIGLMTRFLGVGGDTVAFLLVGAIGLTILQICQIDVAYVLLFDMWSKSIKNTFVSPVRGYHLVLGALLFGMVRGTFAFTILVVISRILFGFDFLAGGFHTVLIFLAGVFAVSAIIGMIVCISILLFGQKADVAAWSLSGVIMLISGIYYPVSVLPEPLQLMARAVPLTYFLEYYRSAYGFGDHNIVIGVLMVAAYMIAGLIVLEMTIERARKTGILLRLSE is encoded by the coding sequence TTGCAGGGTGAGATCAACAAGTGCCTCTCAGCGGCATACAAGAACTGGATAATATCCAAGAGGAACGTGTTCACGGTCTTCGAGCTCGTATTCTGGCCTCTTATCAGCCTCCTCTCCATAGGTCTGATGACCAGATTTTTGGGGGTGGGAGGAGACACTGTCGCATTTCTCCTGGTAGGGGCGATCGGGCTTACAATACTCCAGATATGCCAGATAGATGTTGCATACGTCCTGCTCTTCGATATGTGGTCTAAGAGCATAAAGAACACGTTCGTCTCTCCTGTGCGCGGATACCATCTCGTCCTTGGTGCCCTCCTCTTCGGAATGGTCCGGGGAACATTTGCATTCACGATACTTGTTGTCATCAGCAGGATCCTGTTCGGATTCGATTTTCTCGCAGGAGGATTTCACACAGTGTTGATATTTCTGGCAGGGGTATTCGCGGTCTCAGCTATCATCGGTATGATCGTCTGCATCTCGATACTTCTCTTCGGGCAGAAGGCAGACGTTGCAGCATGGAGCCTCAGCGGTGTGATAATGCTCATAAGCGGGATATACTATCCTGTCAGCGTCCTTCCGGAGCCGCTCCAGCTCATGGCCCGTGCCGTGCCGCTGACGTATTTTCTGGAGTATTACAGATCTGCGTACGGCTTTGGAGATCACAACATCGTGATAGGGGTGTTAATGGTGGCTGCATACATGATCGCGGGCCTGATCGTCCTCGAGATGACGATCGAGAGGGCGAGGAAAACAGGCATACTCCTGCGTCTATCAGAGTGA